AGACCATCGATGATTTGAAACGACAATTGGCGACCATCACCGCAAAGGCACGCGCTCTGGAAGCAGAATTGGAAAAGCCATCGCCGCCGAAAAGCGACACCGGCTCAAAGGGGATCCCCACACCCCCGACGGGCACACCGACGGCCCCTTTATCACAAGAACCCCGGCTAACGCCCGGCGCCGGCACATCGAACGACACGGAACCAAATACCATCCGGGAACCCGAAAGTCAGCCGACGGCTCAACCGCCGGCGCCACAACCTTCGCAGCCCGTCGCCCCAGCAAACGATACGCAATCGGCGCCTGCCCAAAAACCCGATGCAGCGACAACGCCACAACCTCAACCATCGCCCCTGCCCATTACGACGCAGACCTCCACTTCAGGCAATGCCGCAACCCCATCACCGCAGCCCGATAGCGGTGCACAAAGTCAAGGGGCCCTTACGCCTGCGGCCGTTCCCTCGGGCGAAAGCAATGCGGATCGATCCAAGACAATTTCTGAAGAGCCGTTGACGCCCGCCCAACAGCAATAACAGGCTTTATCTGCACTCTCGGTTTGCAGGAAGCATCTCACCAACAAAACAAGCCTCCCCGATTCACACCGCCAGGGAGGCCTGTTGTTTACTCGATATCTCTAAGTTGGTGTCCACCCAGAAATTGACCGTTTGTGGATGGACGGAAGACAAGGGGCGGTCGTCGGTGCCTATCCGCGCCACTCGGTATCATCCACCGTGGTTTTGAAGTCGGGCTTGACGATGTCTGGTGCTTCGAATTCTTCGGCAGCGGCCGCCTCTTCCGGCGTGGGTTTGCCGACAAAAACGAGACGGTGCCGCGGGCATTTTTCACATGCTTTCATCAAATCGGGCATGCATTCGGGTGTATAATGGTCATAATCGATCGTCGAAAGATTGTCTTTTATGGAAATCACCTGTGAAATTCGTGCACACGCCTTGCAGCCGATACAGCCGACATTGCAAACGGCCATGACATCCTTACCCTTGTCCTTGTTCGAGCATGTCACGGCCATGATTCTTTCGGACCGAAACGGCGTCATGGTGATGATGTTTCTCGGGCAGACCTTGGCACATGCACCGCAACCGATGCATTTGTCGTAGTCGACGACCGCCAGACCGTCCACAATATGAATTGCATCGTATTTGCAAGCACGCGTGCAATCACCGAAACCCAGGCAACCATAGGTGCATCCCTGAACGTCGGCCACAAGATTGGCCGCACGACAGCGTTGTTCACCCTCATATGCGGTACGTCCCAGCCGATCCTCCAGGTGGGCGCCGCAATGCACGACGGGGCGGAACGGCAGGGCTTCGCCGATCTCGACACCCATGATCGTGGCCACCTTGGCGGCACACGCCTCCCCGCCCACGGGACATTTATTGACCGGGGCATTGTCAGCAACCACCGCGACAGCGTAATCGCTGCACCCTAAAAATCCGCACCCACCGCAATTGGCACCGGGCAGCGCTTCGAGCACTGCCTCTACTTTGGGGTCGACTTCGACGGCAAACTTCCTGTTTGCCCATCCAAGCACGTAGGATACAATGAACGCCATTGCCAGCATGGTTCCAGCGGCAAGGCCTATAGTCACTTCAATCATGACGACCTTAAACTCCTATCTGCTCCCGTTCACATCAATCGGCGGTGGTGTGGTGTTGACAATCCGCACCCCTTTAGTCCATGGACCCTTATCGAAAGCTTGTTCTCGCGCCAAGCGTCAGCACTTTTTCTCCCCCGATCAATTCTGCCGCATCTCATCGATCCGACTTTGCACATTTCGATCCTGCGCAGATGCGTTCTGTTCCACCTGGGCGACTGGCTGGTCGAATGTAAGCACTTTGCGAAGCCCTGAGTTGACACCGGTAAACCCCATGAAGGCGAAGGCCAGGATACCTCCGACGACCAGTGTGATGGCCGCTCCCCTGAACGGTTTGGGGATATCACACAAATCGAGCTCTTCCCGAATGCCTGCCATCACGACAATGGCGATCGTAAAACCTACCCCGCCGAAAAATGCGAGAGACAAAGCGCGCCCCAGGTCCCAGGCATCGGCCGGGTTTTCGACGCCGCTCACGTGGCTCATGATGGTCAGACATGCAAACAGAATCGCACAATTGGTGGTAATCAAGGGCAGAAACACGCCGAACGATTTGTATAGCGAAGGGAAGAACTTACGCACATACATCTCCACGAACTGCACCGATGAGGCAATGACAAAAATGTAGATAATGTAGCTGAGAATCGTCAGATCGATCTTTTGAGCGGCTTCCGCGGTCATAAAAAATCCGCCGATATAGGCCGAAATCGGCGCCCCGGGAATAAGGACCAGGCTGGTGATGGTCCAACTGACAAAAGCCGCGATGCTCATGACGAAAGTGACGGCACATCCCATACCAAAGGCCATGTCCACGTTCCGGGAAACGCCGATGAACGGACAGATGCCGACAAAATAGTAGAAGATAAAGTTGTTGATGAGCGCGGCGCCGATGGCGATCAACATGATGTCTATGACATAGTTCATAGCGTGTATCCGTTTCTTCTCAAAATACTACCCAACCGATCTAATGATTCCCCTACTCGATGCTTTCAGCCTTTACTTTCGCGTTATTTGGCCCCTCGGCCTGAATACCAGTTCACAGCCCCGAGAAGCAGACCCAGCGTGATAAAAGCACCTGGCGGCAGGACCATGACGGCCCAGTCGGGCCAAGTGGCAGGAAGTACCCGAAAACCAAAAAACATACCGGTCCCCAATATTTCACGCACCCCGGCGACGCTGGCCAAAGCGAGACCGTAGCCCAGGGATTGGCCTGTCGCATCGGAAATGGCAGTAAAAACAGGCTGTTTCGATGCGCACACCTCACAACGACAGATGATCAGGCAGTTGACGATGATCAACGGGATATAAGGTCCCAGCGTCTTGCTCATTTGGTACATGTATGCGGCCAACATTCGATCCGCAATGGTGACAAACGTCGCGATGGTCAGGGTGAAGACGACGATGCGCAGGTGTGGCTTGAGCAGATTGCGAATCAGACTCGTCACCGTGTTGGCGCACAAGAGCACAAAGGCGACGGCTGCCGCCATGGTGATAGCTGCCTTCATGCTGTTGGTCACGGCCAGCGTCGGGCACAGCCCCAGCAATTGACGATACACAGGGTTCTCCGGCAGAATCCCCCGAATAAATCTTTCCAGTGGAGTAGGTTGATCAGCCAAAGCGTTATTCCTTTTGGGTTCGGCCGGCGTCCATTAACGGCTGCCGTAAATCATTGATAGTTTTATTGATGATGGCCACCACACTGTCCGAAGAGATGGTCGCCCCGGTCACGGCGTCAATTTCGTTCGCCGCCTTCGCGCCACCTTTGACTACCTTGAGTTGATCGCCAGTGGATTTGCCGGCAAATTGACCCCGCCAAACGACCTCGATGATTTTGTTACCCAGGCCGGGAGTCTCTTTCTGGTCGAGGATAAAGAGGCCGGTGATGGTTTCGATAGATGGATCCAACCCCATCAAAAGTTCGATTTTATCCGCGTAACCCTGACCGTCCACCTTCGTCACCCATCCGCCGAGACGACCGCCTTCGAATCTCGCCTCGAAAACACTGTAGAATTTTTGGATGCCGTTTTTTTCGACGACGATGGATCTTGGCGTAATCTTGAAGGCTTGGTTCGCTGCCGCCATTTTCTCTGCGGCCTCAGTGCCGAGCAGTAGTTCTGGGACCTTCTCTTTGGTTTCATTGAGCTTGTTTTCGATGATAACCGGGCCAAGCGCCGCTTGAACCGCTGCCAATGAGATACCGAAGATCAGGGCCAGGGAAATACACAGCCAGGCCTGTAGAATATAGTTGTTCTGAAACCGGTTTTTCATTTCCGCTGGATCTTTTTCTGTTTCCGCCATGTCTCTTTATCCTGAATCGGCTTCGCCGGAAATGGGCGCGTTAACGTTTAATATTCACCGAAGGTTCTTGGAATCGTCCATCTATTGATCAACGGCGTCACGGCATTCATCAATAACACGGCAAACATGACGCCTTCCGGGTAACCGCTCAGAAAACGCAGCAGCATCACCAATGCACCAATGCCGATTCCGAAAATGGCTTTTCCGCGGGGTGTTAAAGGGCTGGACACGGGGTCTGTGGCGATGAAAAAAGCGCCGAAAAGCAGTGCGCCGCCAAACAGGTGGTGTAGAATCAACCTTCCGCCATGACCGCCGACCAGATCGACGATGCCCGTAATCACCAGGACGGTGGCAATCATGCCCGCGGGAATTTCCCATGAAGCGGTCCGCCGGTAACACAGGTAAAGCCCTCCCAACAGGCAGGCCAATGCGCTGGTCTCGCCCAGGGAGCCGTTGGTCAACCCCAGAAACATATCGCCGATCGGCGTCAAGGCCCCGGCCTGTTTGAGTGCATTCATGGGTGTGGCCTGTGAGATGGCATCGACCCAACCGGCACCGCTCTCGTAGGCTGCAGCGCCCATGGCGCCGGCGAATGAGATCATGACAAAGGCACGGCCGACCATCGCCGGGTTAAAAATATTCATTCCCAACCCGCCGAAAATGATCTTCCCCAAGCCAATGGCGACGGCCGAAGCGATGACCGAGGCATACCAGGGTGCCGTGGCGGGCATGGAGAGTGCCAGAATAACACCGGTCACCGCAGCCGAAAAATCGTTCAGGGAAATCGATTTGCCACGCATGCGGACGAATAGATACTCCGCAGCCAGGCAGGTGGCAACGCACAGTCCCAAATGAATCAGTGCATACACCCGAAACATGTAAATGGCCATGGCCACCGCAGGCGTCAGCGCGATCAGCACATCGATCATCATTCTTCTGGTGGAGTTGGATGTACTGCCGATATGGGGTGAAGGGGACACGTTAATAGCCGGTGCCGCATCCTTCACACGATTTGTTTCCGTCAGATCAACTTTCGCATTCATCATGTTCGCCAATAGTAGAGTCCTGTCATGCCCTGTTTGGCAATCCACCGCAGTCCGGGCAAATCGAATGATATTATCTTGTGTTTCGTGTGGGCCCTTTTCCTTTTACTTCCTGCTTGCGACAACCATTGCCTTGCCCATTCGGATGAGCTGTACCAGTTTGATATGGGCCGGACAAACGTATGTACAACACCCACACTCAAAACACGCCATGATATTGTATTGGTGTGCCAGGGAGAGATTTCCGTGGCGGGAGGCCATAGCCAGTTTGGTAGGCACCAGTTGCATTGGACAGACGTCCACGCAACGGCCGCAGCGCACGCACGATGTTTCGTTTTCTTTCCGAACATCGTCATGGGTCAAAACGGTAATACCGCTTGTACCTTTTGTGACGGGCATGCTGAGGTTGGAAAAAGCAAATCCCATCATCGGACCGCCGGCAATGATGCGGGCGGCATCCTTGGTCAAACCACCGCAGTAATCGATGGCATCCTGCATGCTCAAGCCGATGGGGACAAGAAGGTTTTTGGGATTGCTCACGCCCCGCCCTGTCACAGTGATCACCCGATGGGTCAAAGGCTTTTCCCTGATCACCCCCCTGGCGATGGCCGCCATGGTGCCCACATTGCTCATGGCCACCCCGACATCCGAGGGCAGACCCCCCAAAGGTACTTCCAGCCCCAGTACTGCTTTTATCAACTGCTTTTCACTGCCCTGCGGATACTTGGTTTTGAGTACCGCAATCTTGATGACCGTGCCTTCGGCTTCTTTTTTCAGCCGTTCGATGGCAGCGGGCTTATTGTCCTCGACACCAATGATAATCTCCCGTGCGGAAACGGCGCGGGCCCCATGCAGTGCTCCGGCGATGATCGCACCCGGCGCCTCCAACATGACCCGATAATCGTTGGTCAAGTAAGGCTCGCATTCGCACCCGTTGATCATGAGGGTATCGATCATTTTGGTGTCGTCGGGTCTGACTTTGACATGTGTCGGAAAAGCCGCCCCACCCAAACCCACGATGCCGGCTTCATGAATCGCTTTGGAAATGGTCGAAGGGTAGTAGATTGCGGGACAGTCCTTGGGCCAAGGCCCGCCCAGCACGTCCTCATACAACGCCTGCCCGGACAACTGCTCTCCCTCGGCTTTAATATATATGGCCGGTAAGTGCCGCCCGTTGGGCAGCGTGCACACACCGGTATTTTCGACGACACCATTAATCGGGCTGTGCAGGTTGGTAGAGATGAATGCTTCCCCCACACCGATCGCTTCACCCGCCACGACCTGTTTTTTGGGCTGGACGATGGACTTTGAGGGTACGCCGATGTTCTGCAGCAGGGGCAAAACGACCCTTTTCGGAGTTGGAACAACCTCTATGGCCGCATCGCGCGATAGCGATTTGTTGTCAGGAGGGTGAATTCCGTGCGAAAAACTGCCTTTACCTGGTAGGTCCTTGCTTTGTAACAATTCCATATGATCACAACGCCATCCTCTGAGTATCTTACCAATGGTGCCGCACTGATGGCCCGGCTTCAAAAAACCAGGGTTTATATTACGAAAACCGAGGAGTCGTCAAGGCAAAATCGAAGCTGGAAAAACCTGAACTGGCAG
This Desulfatitalea tepidiphila DNA region includes the following protein-coding sequences:
- a CDS encoding RnfABCDGE type electron transport complex subunit B — its product is MIEVTIGLAAGTMLAMAFIVSYVLGWANRKFAVEVDPKVEAVLEALPGANCGGCGFLGCSDYAVAVVADNAPVNKCPVGGEACAAKVATIMGVEIGEALPFRPVVHCGAHLEDRLGRTAYEGEQRCRAANLVADVQGCTYGCLGFGDCTRACKYDAIHIVDGLAVVDYDKCIGCGACAKVCPRNIITMTPFRSERIMAVTCSNKDKGKDVMAVCNVGCIGCKACARISQVISIKDNLSTIDYDHYTPECMPDLMKACEKCPRHRLVFVGKPTPEEAAAAEEFEAPDIVKPDFKTTVDDTEWRG
- a CDS encoding electron transport complex protein RnfA, whose product is MNYVIDIMLIAIGAALINNFIFYYFVGICPFIGVSRNVDMAFGMGCAVTFVMSIAAFVSWTITSLVLIPGAPISAYIGGFFMTAEAAQKIDLTILSYIIYIFVIASSVQFVEMYVRKFFPSLYKSFGVFLPLITTNCAILFACLTIMSHVSGVENPADAWDLGRALSLAFFGGVGFTIAIVVMAGIREELDLCDIPKPFRGAAITLVVGGILAFAFMGFTGVNSGLRKVLTFDQPVAQVEQNASAQDRNVQSRIDEMRQN
- the rsxE gene encoding electron transport complex subunit RsxE; the encoded protein is MADQPTPLERFIRGILPENPVYRQLLGLCPTLAVTNSMKAAITMAAAVAFVLLCANTVTSLIRNLLKPHLRIVVFTLTIATFVTIADRMLAAYMYQMSKTLGPYIPLIIVNCLIICRCEVCASKQPVFTAISDATGQSLGYGLALASVAGVREILGTGMFFGFRVLPATWPDWAVMVLPPGAFITLGLLLGAVNWYSGRGAK
- a CDS encoding FMN-binding protein, whose translation is MAETEKDPAEMKNRFQNNYILQAWLCISLALIFGISLAAVQAALGPVIIENKLNETKEKVPELLLGTEAAEKMAAANQAFKITPRSIVVEKNGIQKFYSVFEARFEGGRLGGWVTKVDGQGYADKIELLMGLDPSIETITGLFILDQKETPGLGNKIIEVVWRGQFAGKSTGDQLKVVKGGAKAANEIDAVTGATISSDSVVAIINKTINDLRQPLMDAGRTQKE
- a CDS encoding RnfABCDGE type electron transport complex subunit D, with translation MNAKVDLTETNRVKDAAPAINVSPSPHIGSTSNSTRRMMIDVLIALTPAVAMAIYMFRVYALIHLGLCVATCLAAEYLFVRMRGKSISLNDFSAAVTGVILALSMPATAPWYASVIASAVAIGLGKIIFGGLGMNIFNPAMVGRAFVMISFAGAMGAAAYESGAGWVDAISQATPMNALKQAGALTPIGDMFLGLTNGSLGETSALACLLGGLYLCYRRTASWEIPAGMIATVLVITGIVDLVGGHGGRLILHHLFGGALLFGAFFIATDPVSSPLTPRGKAIFGIGIGALVMLLRFLSGYPEGVMFAVLLMNAVTPLINRWTIPRTFGEY
- the rsxC gene encoding electron transport complex subunit RsxC gives rise to the protein MELLQSKDLPGKGSFSHGIHPPDNKSLSRDAAIEVVPTPKRVVLPLLQNIGVPSKSIVQPKKQVVAGEAIGVGEAFISTNLHSPINGVVENTGVCTLPNGRHLPAIYIKAEGEQLSGQALYEDVLGGPWPKDCPAIYYPSTISKAIHEAGIVGLGGAAFPTHVKVRPDDTKMIDTLMINGCECEPYLTNDYRVMLEAPGAIIAGALHGARAVSAREIIIGVEDNKPAAIERLKKEAEGTVIKIAVLKTKYPQGSEKQLIKAVLGLEVPLGGLPSDVGVAMSNVGTMAAIARGVIREKPLTHRVITVTGRGVSNPKNLLVPIGLSMQDAIDYCGGLTKDAARIIAGGPMMGFAFSNLSMPVTKGTSGITVLTHDDVRKENETSCVRCGRCVDVCPMQLVPTKLAMASRHGNLSLAHQYNIMACFECGCCTYVCPAHIKLVQLIRMGKAMVVASRK